In Pseudomonas grandcourensis, the DNA window GTGCCCGGCTGCTCACGATGCGAAGAACTACACCACCCGTTATCAGCAGAACTTCACCACGCTGGTACAGGCCCAGGGTGACTGGCTGTTCCGTACGCAAGAAGACTTGCGCACCGAATTCGACACCACGCCCGCCGGCTACAAACGCATGAAACAACTGCACGATGCGTTCAAGAGCAAAGGTGTGGAACTGGTTGTCGTGTACCAGCCGACCCGTGGCCTGGTGAACCGCAACAAGCTCAACCCGGCTGAGAAGGCCAGCTTCGACTTCGACAAGGCGCTGAAGAACTACAAGTCCATGCTCGGTCGTTTCGCGCAGATGGGCTACGTGGTTCCGGACCTGTCGCCACTGACCAACGAGTCGCTGCCCGACACCCTGCCCGCCCACGATTTCTACTTCCGTGGCGACCAGCACTGGACCCCGTACGGTGCTCAGCGCACGGCAAAAATCGTCGCCGAGAAGGTCAAGCAATTGCCTGAATTCGCCGACATTCCCAAGCGCGAATTCGAGACCAAAAAGTCGGGTCGCATGGGCAAGACCGGAACCTTGCACAACATGGCCGGTCAACTCTGTGGCACCAGCTACGCGATCCAGTACATGGATCAGTTCACCACCGAGCCGAAGGGCGAAGCGGGCGATGGCGATCTGTTCGGCGATTCCGGCAACCCGCAAATCACCCTCGTGGGTACCTCCCACAGTGGCAAGAACTACAACTTCGCCGGTTTCCTCGAAGAGGCCATCGGCGCCGACATCCTCAACGTGGCGTTCCCAGGCGGCGGCCTGGAAGGTTCGATGCTGCAGTACCTGGGCAGCGACGAGTTCCAGAAGAACCCGCCGAAAATTCTCATTTGGGAATTCTCGCCGCTGTACCGCCTCGACCAGGAAACCATCTACCGCCAGATGATGGCGCTGCTGGACAACGGTTGCGAAGGCAAGGATGCACAGATGTCCGGCAGCGCCACGCTCAAGCCGGGCAAAAACGAGTTGATGGTCAACAGCAAGAACATGGACCTGCGCAACGCTAGTCACCAGGTCGACATCCGCTTCGCCGACACCTCGGTGAAAACCCTGCAAGCCACCCTCTGGTACATGAACGGTCGCCACGAGGACATCAAGATCGAAAAACCGGAAACCTCCGAGACTGACGGGCGTTTCGCTTTCGAGTTGCGCACGGACGAAGACTGGGCCTCGCAGAACCTGCTGGCCGTTGAAGTCCAGGGCCCGGAACAAGCGGGTGCCGCGCCACAGAAAGTCGAAGCGAAAATCTGCAAACGCAACGTATTCCCGGGCGCCGAACAGCGTACTGCTTCGGTCGGGCAATGAGGTCTGCTATGCGCTATCCGAAATTTTCAACACTGTTGGCACCGACGCTTTTGAGCGTGGCGATGTTCGCCGGGGCCACGCAAGCGGCTGCGCCACTGCGTCCACCCCAGGGCTATTTTGCGCCTGTGGATAAATTCAAGACGGGCGACAACAGCGAAGGCTGCGATGCGATGCCGACGCCGTACACCGGCTCGTTGCAATTTCGCAGCAAGTACGAAGGTTCGGACAAGGCCCGCGCGACCCTGAACGTGCAGTCGGAAAAAGCCTTTCGCGAAAGTACCGCCGACATCACCAAGATCGAGCGCGGCACCAGCAAGCGCGTGATGCAGTTCATGCGTGACGGTCGCCCGGAACAACTGGAATGCACGTTGAGCTGGCTGACGGCCTGGGCCGAGGCCGATGCCTTGATGTCCAAGGACTTCAACCACACCGGCAAGTCGATGCGCAAATGGGCGCTGGGCAGCATGGCTTCGGCGTATATCCGCCTGAAGTTTTCCGACTCCCACCCGTTGGCCACCCATCAACAGCAAGCGCAGTTGATCGAAGCCTGGTTCAGCAAGATGGCCGACCAGGTGGTCAGCGACTGGGACAACCTGCCGCTCGAGCAGACCAACAACCACTCGTACTGGGCGGCCTGGTCGGTGATGGCCACTTCCATCGCCACCAACCGCCGCGACCTGTTCGACTGGGCAGTGAAGGAATACAAGGTCGGCGCCAACCAGATCGACGCAGACGGCTACCTGCCCAACGAACTCAAGCGCCAGCAACGGGCCCTGGCCTACCACAACTACGCCCTGCCGCCACTGGCGATGATCGCCAGTTTCGCCCAGGTCAACGGTGTGGACTTGCGTCAGGAAAACAATGGCGCACTCAAACGCCTGGGTGACCGGGTGCTGGCCGGGGTGAAAGACCCGGGTGAGTTCGAGGAAAAGAACGGCAAGGAACAGGACATGACCGACCTGAAAGAGGACATGAAATTCGCCTGGCTCGAACCGTTCTGTTCGCTCTACACCTGCTCGCCCGAGGTGCTGGCGAAGAAGCACAAGATGCAACCGTTCAAGACCTTCCGCCTCGGCGGTGACCTGACCAAGGTCTACGACCCGGCCAATGAAAAGGGCAGCAAGGGTTCTTGAGGTTTAACACGATCCAATGTGGCGAGGGGGCTTGCCCCCGTTGGGGTGCGCAGCGCCCCCAGATCCTGACAACGCGGTAATTCAGACAGAGCGCGCGGACAGGTATTACGACTGCTTCGCAGCCGAACGGGGGCAAGCCCCCTCGCCACAGGTTCAGTGTCAGGTGTGAGTTTTTTGTGTGTTACCCCCCAGTTTTTCTTGGGGGGTTTGGGGGGGCCGTTGGCCCTTGACTGTTGGTTCAAACAAGGAGAGATCGGGATGGTTTTTTCGTCCAACGTGTTCCTGTTTTTGTTCTTGCCGATCTTCCTCGGCTTGTACTACCTGAGCGGGCAACGCTATCGCAATTTGCTGCTGCTGATTGCCAGCTACGTGTTCTACGCCTGGTGGCGTGTGGACTTCCTCGCGTTGTTCGCCGGCGTCACGCTGTGGAACTACTGGATCGGCCTGAAAGTCGGTGCCGCCGGGGTCAGGACCAAACCGGCACAGCGCTGGCTGCTGCTCGGCGTGGCTGTCGACCTGTGCATCCTCGGCTACTTCAAGTACGCCAACTTCGGCGTCGACAGCATCAACGCGATGATGACGTCGGTGGGTCTTTCGCCATTCATCCTGACCCACGTGCTGCTGCCGATCGGGATCTCGTTCTACGTCTTCGAGTCCATCAGCTACATCATCGACGTCTACCGTGGCGATACCCCGGCGACCCGCAACCTGATCGACTTCGCGGCGTTCGTGGCGATCTTCCCGCACTTGATCGCCGGCCCCGTGTTGCGCTTTCGCGACCTGGCCGACCAGTTCAACAACCGCACCCACACCCTCGACAAGTTCTCCGAGGGCTGCACGCGGTTCATGCAGGGTTTCATCAAGAAAGTCTTCATCGCCGACACCCTGGCGGTGGTGGCCGACCACTGCTTCGCCCTGCAAAACCCGACCACGGGCGATGCATGGCTTGGCGCCCTGGCGTACACCGCGCAGCTGTATTTCGACTTCTCCGGTTACAGCGACATGGCCATCGGCCTGGGCCTGATGATGGGTTTCCGCTTCATGGAAAACTTCAAGCAGCCGTATGTCAGCCAGTCGATCACCGAGTTCTGGCGGCGCTGGCACATCAGCCTGTCGACCTGGCTGCGTGACTATCTGTACATCACCCTCGGCGGTAACCGTAAGGGCACGCTGATGACCTATCGCAACCTGTTCCTGACCATGCTGCTCGGTGGTCTGTGGCACGGCGCGAACATCACCTACATCGTCTGGGGGGCGTGGCACGGCATGTGGCTGGCGATTGAAAAAGCCATCGGCCTGAACACCTCGCCACGCAGCTTCAACCCGATCCGCTGGGCACTGACCTTCCTGCTGGTGGTGATGGGCTGGGTGATCTTCCGCGCGGAAAACCTGCACGTCGCCGGGCGCATGTACGGCGCGATGTTCAGCTTCGGCGACTGGTCGCTGTCGGAACTCAACCAGGCCAGCCTCACCGGTCTGCAAGTGGCGACCCTGATCGTGGCTTACGTGACCCTGGCGTTCTTCGGCCTGCGGGATTTCTACACCAATCAGCCTCCGGTCAAGACCAAGCCTGCCGTGAACGTCGACACCGACGGCCCGGCCGCTGCGACACCGGGAACGATCAAGGCCGTGCCTGGGGATAACCCGGCGAGCATCCACCAGCCTGGCTACACCGTCGGCGTCGAAGCCCAGGTGCAACCGGCCTACTGGACCGCTGACTGGTCGCGCTACGTGATGCGTGCGCTGGTGCTGCTGCTGTTCATTGCCTCGATTCTCAAACTCTCGGCGCAAAGCTTCTCGCCGTTCCTTTACTTCCAGTTCTGAGGGATCTGACCATGACCCGCTCATTACGCATCTTCTACATCGCGCTGTTCCTGGTGACCCTGCTGGTGCTCGGTCTGTGGTCGGTGCGCAGCTTCTTCGGCTTCAGCACCAACGCCGATGCGACGGTGCTCAACGGTCGCTGGACCAAGGCCGTGGAAACGCACTACGACGACGAGTTCCCGATCAAGCGCCTGGGCACCAACCTCTGGGCCGCGCTGGATTTCAAACTGTTCAACGAAGGTCGTCCAGGCGTGGTGCTCGGTCGCGACCAGTGGTTGTACAGCGATGAAGAATTCCACCCGGTGGTCAACGAAGAGCTGAACCTGCAAGGCAACTACGCGCTGGTCGAAGGCGTGCGCCAGACCTTGAAGGAAAAAGGCGTGCAACTGGTGATGGCAGTGGTGCCGGCCAAGGTGCGCCTGTACCCGGAACACCTCGGTGAAGTGAAACCGGCGAGCATCCACGCCAACCTCTACAAGGATTTCCACCAGCGCCTGGCCGCCGACCGGATTCCGGCCCCTGACCTGCTCGGCCCGCTGCAACAGGCCAAGCAGGATGGCCAGCAAGTGTTCCTGCGCACCGACACTCACTGGACGCCGCAAGGCGCCGAGATCGCCGCCAACCGTCTGGCCAAAACCATCGCCGACAAGTACCCGCTGAGCGGCGAGCCGCAGCGCTTCGTCACCGAACCTGCGGAGACCATCACGCACAAAGGTGACCTGCAGTTGTTCCTGCCGCTCGACCCGCTGTTCGAAAACCTGATGCCGGCGCAAGAGCCACTGCAAAAGCGCAACACCGTGGCAGCGGATGACCAGCCGGCCGGTGACGATGCCCTGTTCGCCAACACCGAAGTGCCGGTGGCCCTGATCGGCACCAGCTACAGCGCCAACCCCAACTGGAACTTCGTCGGTGCGCTCAAGCAAGCGCTGCACAGCGACGTGGTCAATTACGCCGAAGACGGCCACGGCCCGATTCTGCCGATGCTCAGCTACCTCAAGAGCGATGCCTTCAAGAACAGCCCGCCACAGGTGCTGATCTGGGAGTTCCCTGAACGATATCTGCCTGTGAACAACGAAATCGGCGACGCCGACCCGCAGTGGGTCGCAGAGCTTAAACAAGCCGGCGCCCGCCAACAAAACGTAGCCATCAACAAATCCGAGACGCCCGACCGGGCGCAAAACTGAAAGAGAGGTACACCATGACTTTCACTACAACTCCGCGTCGTCTCGCCAAACGCATTGCCCTGGTTGCCGGCCTCAGCGTGCTGTCGGTACAAGCTTTTGCCGGTGGCGACGCCGCCCTGTACGGCCCGACCGCACCGAAAGGCTCGACCTTCGTGCGTATCTACAACGCGAGCAACTCCGAAGTCAGCGCCACCGTCGGCAGCACCAACCTGAGCGATGTCGCGCCACTGTCGAGCAGTGACTTCAGCTTCATGCCGGGCGGCGACTACAGCGCCAAGGTCGGTAGCCAGAGCCTGCCGGTGAAACTGGCCGGCGACCACTATTACACCCTGGTCAACAACGCCAGCGGCGTACCGCAACTGATCGAAGAGCCGCCGTTCAAGAACAAGCAGAAGTCCCTGGTACGCGTGCAGAACCTGAGCGACAAGGCGCTGACCCTGAAGACCGCCGACGGCAAGACCGACGTGGTCCCGAACGTTGCGCCCAAGGGCCGCGGCGAGCGTGAAATCAACCCGGTGAAGGTCAGCCTGGCCTTGTACGACGGCACCACCAAAGTCGGCGACGTGAAACCGGTCGCCCTGGAGCGCGGTGAAGCCGCGGTGCTGTACGTCACCGGCAGCGGCAGCAGCCTGTCGCCGGTCTGGGTGAAACGCCCGGTGTCGACGCGCTAATCAATTTGCCTGACTGACGCCGCTCCCCTTGTAGGAGCGAGCCTGCTCGCGATAGCGGACTGACATCCAATAATGATGTCGACTGACACACCGTCATCGCGAGCAGGCTCACTCCTACAGGGGACCGCAGCGTCAATCCGGACACGAAACAAAAACAAGAGTGAAACGACAGAACGCAGTAGCTCTAACCAATCGATATTCAAGGAGTAACAACATGATTCCGGTGATCTTGTCAGGTGGTAGCGGCTCACGTCTTTGGCCGCTTTCCCGCAAACAATTCCCCAAGCAGTTCCTGGCCCTGACCGGCGAACACACCCTGTTCCAGCAAACCCTGGAACGCCTGGTGTTCGAAGGCATGGACACGCCAATCGTGGTCTGCAACAAGGACCACCGCTTCATCGTCAACGAGCAATTAGCGGCGCGCAAACTGGAAACCCAACGCATCCTGATGGAACCGTTCGGTCGCAACACCGCGCCGGCCGTGGCCCTGACTGCGATGATGCTGGTCAGTGAAGGTCGCGACGAGCTGATGCTGGTACTGCCGGCCGACCACGTGCTGGAAGACCAGAAGGCCCTGCAACGCGCCCTGGCCCTGGCCACCGTCGCCGCCGAAAACGGTGAAATGGTGCTGTTCGGCGTGCCGGCCACCAAGCCGGAAACCGGTTATGGCTACATCAAGTCGACCAACGACTCGCTGCTGCCTGAAGGCGTCAGCCGCGTCTCGCACTTTGTCGAAAAACCCGACGTGAAGCGCGCCACCGAGTTCGTTCAGTCCGGCGGTTACTTCTGGAACAG includes these proteins:
- a CDS encoding mannuronate-specific alginate lyase — its product is MRYPKFSTLLAPTLLSVAMFAGATQAAAPLRPPQGYFAPVDKFKTGDNSEGCDAMPTPYTGSLQFRSKYEGSDKARATLNVQSEKAFRESTADITKIERGTSKRVMQFMRDGRPEQLECTLSWLTAWAEADALMSKDFNHTGKSMRKWALGSMASAYIRLKFSDSHPLATHQQQAQLIEAWFSKMADQVVSDWDNLPLEQTNNHSYWAAWSVMATSIATNRRDLFDWAVKEYKVGANQIDADGYLPNELKRQQRALAYHNYALPPLAMIASFAQVNGVDLRQENNGALKRLGDRVLAGVKDPGEFEEKNGKEQDMTDLKEDMKFAWLEPFCSLYTCSPEVLAKKHKMQPFKTFRLGGDLTKVYDPANEKGSKGS
- a CDS encoding alginate O-acetyltransferase → MHPHLIKLLSLSALTAGILAASGGVRADEVKAPSFTAEPCCSLCPAAHDAKNYTTRYQQNFTTLVQAQGDWLFRTQEDLRTEFDTTPAGYKRMKQLHDAFKSKGVELVVVYQPTRGLVNRNKLNPAEKASFDFDKALKNYKSMLGRFAQMGYVVPDLSPLTNESLPDTLPAHDFYFRGDQHWTPYGAQRTAKIVAEKVKQLPEFADIPKREFETKKSGRMGKTGTLHNMAGQLCGTSYAIQYMDQFTTEPKGEAGDGDLFGDSGNPQITLVGTSHSGKNYNFAGFLEEAIGADILNVAFPGGGLEGSMLQYLGSDEFQKNPPKILIWEFSPLYRLDQETIYRQMMALLDNGCEGKDAQMSGSATLKPGKNELMVNSKNMDLRNASHQVDIRFADTSVKTLQATLWYMNGRHEDIKIEKPETSETDGRFAFELRTDEDWASQNLLAVEVQGPEQAGAAPQKVEAKICKRNVFPGAEQRTASVGQ
- a CDS encoding alginate O-acetyltransferase AlgF, with the protein product MTFTTTPRRLAKRIALVAGLSVLSVQAFAGGDAALYGPTAPKGSTFVRIYNASNSEVSATVGSTNLSDVAPLSSSDFSFMPGGDYSAKVGSQSLPVKLAGDHYYTLVNNASGVPQLIEEPPFKNKQKSLVRVQNLSDKALTLKTADGKTDVVPNVAPKGRGEREINPVKVSLALYDGTTKVGDVKPVALERGEAAVLYVTGSGSSLSPVWVKRPVSTR
- a CDS encoding alginate O-acetyltransferase, yielding MTRSLRIFYIALFLVTLLVLGLWSVRSFFGFSTNADATVLNGRWTKAVETHYDDEFPIKRLGTNLWAALDFKLFNEGRPGVVLGRDQWLYSDEEFHPVVNEELNLQGNYALVEGVRQTLKEKGVQLVMAVVPAKVRLYPEHLGEVKPASIHANLYKDFHQRLAADRIPAPDLLGPLQQAKQDGQQVFLRTDTHWTPQGAEIAANRLAKTIADKYPLSGEPQRFVTEPAETITHKGDLQLFLPLDPLFENLMPAQEPLQKRNTVAADDQPAGDDALFANTEVPVALIGTSYSANPNWNFVGALKQALHSDVVNYAEDGHGPILPMLSYLKSDAFKNSPPQVLIWEFPERYLPVNNEIGDADPQWVAELKQAGARQQNVAINKSETPDRAQN
- a CDS encoding MBOAT family protein; the protein is MVFSSNVFLFLFLPIFLGLYYLSGQRYRNLLLLIASYVFYAWWRVDFLALFAGVTLWNYWIGLKVGAAGVRTKPAQRWLLLGVAVDLCILGYFKYANFGVDSINAMMTSVGLSPFILTHVLLPIGISFYVFESISYIIDVYRGDTPATRNLIDFAAFVAIFPHLIAGPVLRFRDLADQFNNRTHTLDKFSEGCTRFMQGFIKKVFIADTLAVVADHCFALQNPTTGDAWLGALAYTAQLYFDFSGYSDMAIGLGLMMGFRFMENFKQPYVSQSITEFWRRWHISLSTWLRDYLYITLGGNRKGTLMTYRNLFLTMLLGGLWHGANITYIVWGAWHGMWLAIEKAIGLNTSPRSFNPIRWALTFLLVVMGWVIFRAENLHVAGRMYGAMFSFGDWSLSELNQASLTGLQVATLIVAYVTLAFFGLRDFYTNQPPVKTKPAVNVDTDGPAAATPGTIKAVPGDNPASIHQPGYTVGVEAQVQPAYWTADWSRYVMRALVLLLFIASILKLSAQSFSPFLYFQF